A genomic segment from Bradyrhizobium diazoefficiens USDA 110 encodes:
- a CDS encoding FkbM family methyltransferase — MQAADFSATLQNLFAKGVRYGAVIDLGCADGHFVLNHLSRLGGAVPLNIDANRIYENSLKAIKEVLGGHYRICAITDHEGEIEITESVHPYWSSVRPAGDLYWARLNDLIKSKVKVPATTLDALVKELSLEPPFLLKLDVQGAEKAALKGARYVLENCSVVVCEADIDDFQDINATLLEAGFFLYDLTTLQRLRDGTLGWFYPVYVSGKLAHLKPQAFWDTGDNAAVIEVQEARRKMILEQNSKILNRLRYGQADAGRNDPCPCGSGQKFKHCCGSYRAD; from the coding sequence ATGCAGGCAGCCGATTTCAGCGCAACGCTGCAAAATTTGTTCGCCAAGGGCGTGCGGTACGGGGCCGTGATCGACCTTGGCTGTGCCGATGGGCATTTCGTTCTTAACCACCTGTCACGGCTCGGTGGTGCGGTGCCGCTCAACATTGATGCCAACCGGATCTATGAGAACTCCCTGAAGGCCATCAAGGAGGTGCTTGGCGGGCACTATCGGATCTGCGCCATCACCGACCATGAGGGTGAGATCGAGATCACCGAGTCGGTGCATCCCTACTGGTCGTCCGTGCGCCCGGCGGGCGATCTCTACTGGGCGCGGCTCAACGACCTGATCAAGAGCAAGGTCAAGGTGCCGGCGACGACACTCGATGCGCTGGTCAAGGAACTGTCGCTCGAGCCGCCGTTCCTGCTCAAGCTCGACGTGCAGGGCGCCGAAAAGGCCGCGCTGAAGGGCGCGCGTTACGTGCTCGAAAATTGCAGCGTCGTCGTGTGCGAGGCCGACATCGACGACTTCCAGGACATCAACGCGACGCTGCTGGAGGCAGGTTTCTTCCTCTACGACCTGACGACGCTGCAGCGCCTGCGCGACGGAACGCTCGGCTGGTTTTACCCCGTCTATGTCAGCGGCAAGCTCGCCCACCTGAAGCCGCAGGCGTTCTGGGATACCGGCGACAATGCGGCGGTCATCGAGGTGCAGGAGGCGCGCCGCAAGATGATCCTCGAACAGAACAGCAAGATATTGAACCGGCTGCGCTACGGGCAGGCCGATGCCGGCCGGAATGATCCCTGTCCCTGCGGCTCGGGGCAGAAATTCAAGCATTGCTGCGGCAGCTACCGGGCCGACTGA
- a CDS encoding cation transporter, with protein MPEESCCSHDACCEKAAKPRVEEVATSGCADCCSAGVPVFDGLDPRYKRILWTVIAINAAMFVSEMVAGHLAGSQALKADALDFLADTVTYGLSLSVIGASLKTRATAALFKGVSLSAMAAWVFGSTVYQTLILGLPRAELMGAMSLAALAANLTSVLLLARYKDGDANVRSVWLCSRNDAVGNVIVMIAAVGVFGTGTAWPDLAVAAVMAGIFLTSSLQILRQAWAEYRGGQAAATA; from the coding sequence AGAAGGCCGCCAAACCCCGCGTGGAGGAGGTCGCCACGTCGGGCTGCGCCGACTGCTGCTCGGCAGGTGTTCCGGTCTTCGACGGGCTTGATCCACGATACAAGCGCATATTGTGGACCGTCATCGCCATCAACGCGGCGATGTTCGTGAGCGAAATGGTGGCGGGCCACTTGGCCGGCTCGCAGGCTCTCAAGGCCGACGCTCTCGACTTCCTGGCCGATACAGTCACCTACGGCTTGAGCCTTTCGGTCATCGGCGCGAGCCTCAAGACACGGGCCACCGCCGCACTGTTCAAGGGGGTGTCGCTCAGCGCGATGGCAGCCTGGGTGTTCGGATCAACGGTCTATCAGACCCTGATCCTGGGGCTTCCCCGTGCGGAGCTGATGGGAGCGATGAGCCTGGCCGCGCTGGCGGCGAATCTGACCTCGGTTCTCCTGCTCGCGCGCTACAAGGACGGCGACGCCAACGTGCGGTCGGTATGGCTCTGCTCGCGCAATGACGCGGTCGGCAACGTCATTGTGATGATTGCTGCCGTTGGCGTATTCGGTACCGGAACGGCATGGCCTGATCTCGCTGTTGCCGCCGTGATGGCGGGAATTTTCCTCACCTCATCTTTGCAGATCCTGCGGCAAGCGTGGGCGGAGTATCGCGGCGGCCAAGCTGCTGCGACCGCCTGA
- the pepT gene encoding peptidase T — MSSLIFTHTVTERFLRYVTIDTQSDPESPSSPSTEKQKDLGRVLVTELKAMGVADAHLDDYGYVYATIPANTDKKVPVICFCSHMDTSPDVTGKDVKPQVVKNYRGGDITLPGDTSQVIRFAEHPALKNQIGNDIITTDGTTLLGADNKAGVAEIMDAAHFFIYNPDAKHGTLKILFTPDEEIGRGVDNVDIKKLGADFGYTMDGETAGSVEDETFSADGATITINGVSAHPGYAKGKMEHAIKIAAAIVERLPKEGCSPETTSGKQGFLHPIGIDGALEQATLSFIVRDFTDEGLKEKEVLLENIVKDVMKDYPRSTYKFEVKEQYRNMKQVIDRHPHILEYAIEAIRRAGLRPMRTAIRGGTDGSRLSFMGLPCPNIFAGEHAFHSRLEWVSRQDMEKAVQTIVHLAMIWEEKA, encoded by the coding sequence ATGTCCTCACTCATCTTCACGCATACCGTGACCGAGCGCTTCCTGCGCTACGTCACCATCGACACCCAGTCCGATCCGGAATCCCCCAGCTCGCCCTCGACCGAGAAGCAGAAAGACCTCGGCCGCGTCCTCGTCACCGAGCTGAAGGCAATGGGCGTCGCCGACGCCCATCTCGACGACTACGGCTACGTTTACGCAACGATCCCGGCCAACACCGACAAGAAGGTGCCGGTGATCTGCTTCTGCTCGCACATGGACACCTCGCCCGACGTCACCGGCAAGGACGTGAAACCGCAGGTCGTGAAGAACTATCGCGGCGGCGACATCACCCTGCCGGGCGATACCAGCCAGGTGATCCGCTTCGCCGAGCATCCCGCGCTGAAGAACCAGATCGGCAACGACATCATCACCACCGACGGCACCACGCTGCTGGGCGCCGACAACAAGGCCGGCGTCGCCGAGATCATGGATGCCGCGCATTTCTTCATCTACAACCCCGATGCGAAGCACGGCACCCTCAAGATCCTGTTCACGCCGGACGAGGAAATCGGCCGCGGCGTCGACAATGTCGACATCAAGAAGCTTGGCGCCGATTTCGGCTACACCATGGACGGCGAGACCGCGGGCTCCGTCGAGGACGAGACCTTCTCGGCTGATGGTGCCACCATCACCATCAACGGCGTCAGTGCCCATCCGGGCTATGCCAAGGGCAAGATGGAGCACGCGATCAAGATCGCAGCCGCCATCGTCGAGCGACTCCCGAAGGAAGGCTGTTCGCCCGAGACGACGTCAGGCAAGCAGGGCTTCCTGCATCCAATCGGCATCGACGGTGCGCTCGAGCAGGCAACGCTCTCCTTCATCGTGCGCGACTTCACCGACGAAGGGCTGAAGGAGAAGGAGGTCCTGCTCGAGAACATCGTCAAGGATGTGATGAAGGACTATCCGCGCTCGACCTACAAGTTCGAGGTCAAGGAGCAGTATCGCAACATGAAGCAGGTGATCGACCGTCACCCGCACATTCTCGAATACGCCATCGAGGCGATCCGCCGCGCCGGCCTGCGCCCGATGCGCACCGCGATCCGCGGCGGCACCGACGGCTCGCGCCTGTCCTTCATGGGCCTGCCCTGCCCCAACATCTTCGCGGGCGAGCACGCGTTCCATTCGCGCCTGGAATGGGTCAGCCGGCAGGACATGGAAAAGGCGGTGCAGACGATCGTGCACCTCGCCATGATCTGGGAGGAGAAAGCGTAG